One segment of Candidatus Korarchaeum sp. DNA contains the following:
- a CDS encoding epoxyqueuosine reductase, whose product MLKLEDIRKLINSILESEVLSRGMRFRLPAPVAVGGAEDPLWTEIKLLHPWMKTPQELLSGARSVVVFALPISDEAIRSNISGDEPSFEWLRDYVAANEILWNASCKLADYLKNLGYKSLPLRPTHDFDNVELRSSWSHRHAGYVCGLGTFGLNNLLITERGCAVRICTVITEALIERSERPRHEYCLAKLGYSCDACLRRCPIGALNDWKSMKGKCYERLLSFSEKWPILGEADACGKCSVGIPCATQIPRLYENRNRKIAMI is encoded by the coding sequence ATGCTCAAGCTCGAGGATATCAGGAAATTAATAAACTCTATTTTAGAGAGTGAAGTCCTGAGCAGAGGGATGAGATTCAGACTACCTGCCCCCGTAGCAGTAGGAGGAGCGGAAGATCCCCTCTGGACTGAGATAAAGCTCTTGCATCCTTGGATGAAGACGCCTCAGGAGCTCTTGAGTGGGGCGAGGAGTGTCGTGGTGTTCGCCCTCCCAATAAGTGATGAAGCGATAAGAAGTAATATCAGCGGGGATGAGCCGTCTTTCGAATGGTTAAGAGATTACGTTGCTGCTAATGAGATTCTATGGAATGCCTCTTGTAAATTAGCGGATTATCTTAAGAATTTAGGTTACAAGAGTTTACCTCTAAGACCGACGCACGACTTCGATAATGTAGAACTTAGATCGAGTTGGAGCCACAGGCACGCAGGTTACGTCTGCGGCTTGGGGACCTTCGGCTTGAACAACTTACTCATAACTGAGAGGGGCTGTGCTGTTAGAATATGCACAGTCATAACTGAGGCCCTTATAGAGAGATCGGAGAGGCCCAGGCATGAGTACTGCTTAGCTAAGCTCGGTTACAGTTGCGATGCTTGCTTGAGGAGATGCCCTATAGGGGCTTTAAACGATTGGAAGTCGATGAAGGGGAAATGTTATGAGAGATTACTCTCTTTCTCTGAAAAATGGCCAATTCTAGGGGAAGCTGATGCTTGCGGCAAGTGCTCCGTCGGTATCCCGTGCGCTACC